A single window of Zea mays cultivar B73 chromosome 10, Zm-B73-REFERENCE-NAM-5.0, whole genome shotgun sequence DNA harbors:
- the LOC100194321 gene encoding Coatomer subunit epsilon-2-like, whose protein sequence is MAASPDHLFGLRNSFYVGAYHAVITSSQSLPAHALSPDDLVERDALMYRSYIAIGSYQLVIGEIGPSAATPLQAVKLLAVYLSGDGGNRESVVSRLRELLSDAAVGSNPILRVMAGTVFMHERDYAEALKHTNSGGSMELLALNVQIYLQMNRTDHAEKQLRVMQQLDEDHTLTQLANAWVDLVLGGSKIQEARLIFQDLSEKYPTTCTILNGKALCSMHMGNFEDAEGLLLESLNKDAKDTETLANLTVCSLNLGKPATRYLNQLKLAHPDHALVKRMSSAAESFDRACQAMA, encoded by the exons ATGGCAGCGTCGCCGGACCACCTCTTCGGCCTGCGCAACAGCTTCTACGTCGGCGCATACCACGCCGTCATCACCAGCAGCCAGTCCCTCCCCGCGCACGCGCTCTCCCCCGACGACCTCGTCGAGCGCGACGCCCTCATGTACCGCTCCTACATCGCCATCGGCTCCTACCAG CTGGTGATCGGCGAGATCGGGCCCAGCGCGGCCACGCCGCTCCAGGCCGTCAAGCTGCTCGCCGTGTACCTCTCCGGCGACGGCGGGAACAGG GAATCGGTGGTCTCGAGGCTTCGTGAGCTCCTGTCAGACGCGGCGGTCGGGAGCAATCCGATTCTCCGGGTGATGGCCGGCACCGTCTTCATGCACGAACGCGATTACGCCGAGGCTCTCAAGCACACCAACTCCGGTGGCAGCATGGAGCT GCTTGCGCTGAATGTTCAGATATACCTTCAAATGAACAGGACGGACCACGCAGAGAAGCAGCTCAGGGTGATGCAGCAGCTGGACGAAGACCACACGCTGACGCAGCTCGCCAACGCATGGGTCGACCTTGTGCTG GGTGGTTCCAAGATCCAAGAAGCGCGCCTCATCTTCCAGGACCTGTCCGAGAAGTACCCGACGACCTGCACGATTCTTAACGGGAAAGCCCTGTGCTCGATGCACATGGGCAACTTCGAGGACGCGGAGGGGTTGCTGCTCGAGTCACTGAACAAG GACGCCAAGGATACTGAGACTCTCGCCAACCTCACGGTGTGCAGCCTGAACCTGGGGAAACCCGCAACGCGCTACCTCAA CCAGCTGAAGCTCGCACACCCGGACCACGCGCTGGTGAAGCGAATGTCCTCCGCTGCAGAGAGCTTCGACAGAGCCTGCCAAGCAATGGCGTGA